Within Spartobacteria bacterium, the genomic segment ATTAACACTGCGATGCGCCCAGCGCCCCGGGACATAAACGGCTTCACCGGCCTTCATTGGGGCGGCATTCCATTCGCCCTCAGGCGTCTCCATCAGCATATAGCCTTCACCGCTTAAGCAGTAGTATACTTCCGCCAAATCCAGCTTGGTGTGAAAATGCCCTTTGGTCATGAAATACTCGTCGCCGACTTTACCCGGATACACAATGCTGGTTCCAAAGAGTAAGTCCTGCTCTTCTTCCTCAAATCCCAATTCAGCAAAACGGTATACCAATACGTCTTCCTGCTCACACATGCGCCCTGCTTCGTCAGCATCGCAATACATGTCTTTCATATTTGAAAGATATCGCTTTGTCATTTTTTCTTCATCGGTAGCACCTGTCTTCAAATCAAAAGGTAGCACAAACGGTTTCGTTATCATTTTTATCTCCAAATTTTGT encodes:
- a CDS encoding cupin domain-containing protein encodes the protein MITKPFVLPFDLKTGATDEEKMTKRYLSNMKDMYCDADEAGRMCEQEDVLVYRFAELGFEEEEQDLLFGTSIVYPGKVGDEYFMTKGHFHTKLDLAEVYYCLSGEGYMLMETPEGEWNAAPMKAGEAVYVPGRWAHRSVNTGSEPLVTFFVFRADAGHDYGTIETKGYRKLIVERDGKPVVIDNPKWK